A genomic segment from Paenibacillus sp. FSL K6-1096 encodes:
- a CDS encoding aldo/keto reductase, which produces MVKRINVANGTLEVSEISLGCMRIADLSPQEAEVHIHSALEAGIDFFDHADIYAGGQAEEVFGHVLAANPGMRERLMIQAKCGIRNGFFDFSKEHIVTSVENSLKRLQTDYVDVLLLHRPDTLMEPEEVAEAFDNLERRGLVKHFGVSNQNPLQIELLKKNVKQPLLFNQLQLSIMVTGMIDAGFNVNMTNAGSVVHDGGILEYSRLHDMTIQPWSPFQYGFFEGVFLGNEKFPKVNEVINRIAGDKGVTDNAIAIAWLLRHPARMQPIVGTTNTARLLDIAKASDITLSREEWYEIYRAAGNVLP; this is translated from the coding sequence GTACACTTGAGGTCTCCGAGATTTCTCTGGGCTGTATGCGGATTGCCGATTTATCGCCGCAAGAGGCTGAAGTGCATATCCACAGCGCGCTGGAGGCCGGGATCGACTTCTTTGACCATGCGGATATTTATGCCGGCGGTCAGGCAGAGGAAGTATTCGGCCACGTGCTGGCCGCGAACCCCGGCATGCGCGAACGGCTGATGATCCAGGCTAAATGCGGTATCCGTAACGGCTTCTTCGACTTCTCCAAGGAGCATATTGTGACTTCGGTAGAGAACAGCCTGAAGCGGCTGCAGACCGATTATGTGGATGTCCTTCTCCTCCACCGTCCTGACACCCTGATGGAGCCGGAGGAAGTAGCGGAAGCCTTCGATAATCTGGAGCGCAGAGGCCTGGTTAAGCACTTCGGCGTCAGCAACCAGAACCCGCTGCAGATCGAGCTGCTGAAGAAGAACGTCAAGCAGCCCCTTCTGTTCAACCAGCTTCAGCTTAGCATTATGGTTACCGGCATGATAGATGCCGGCTTCAATGTCAACATGACCAATGCCGGTTCCGTAGTCCACGACGGCGGAATTCTGGAGTACAGCCGTCTGCACGATATGACCATCCAGCCATGGTCGCCGTTCCAGTACGGCTTCTTTGAAGGCGTATTCCTCGGCAACGAGAAATTCCCTAAGGTGAACGAAGTCATTAACCGTATTGCCGGGGACAAAGGCGTAACCGACAACGCAATCGCTATCGCCTGGCTGCTCAGACACCCGGCCCGAATGCAGCCGATTGTCGGCACCACCAACACCGCCCGCCTGCTGGACATCGCCAAGGCCTCCGATATCACCCTCAGCCGTGAGGAATGGTACGAGATTTACCGCGCAGCCGGGAATGTGCTGCCTTAA
- a CDS encoding carotenoid biosynthesis protein: protein MGDITVVPVWIIQDIAVLIAAILMVFYILDKETHPKTVLLQFIGFVFFYAAVFEITASSLGEGFYAYGRSILMLFNIPITVPIIEFLIIYSTLRVLKSVNIPSWTKPFITGLSAMVFDFSLDPVAVKQIYETMDGTIARWTYYPLAGEPQIYGEPVMNFTGWIYIAGYWTVFILIGEWWHKKKGYSKTVGYIYPFLAALASLACMFSPLSNFFNYMGPFFERTSNMQWVMLIALSVITIGVLALTFIKFWDRKANYSITPKKDFPIMFTFLGFPLVNTIFCLIGGFTEVLWLVVLAQIVLMVAWIGIYRMGKKASPIAR, encoded by the coding sequence ATGGGTGATATAACTGTCGTGCCTGTATGGATAATTCAAGATATTGCCGTCTTAATTGCTGCTATCCTAATGGTTTTCTATATCCTTGATAAAGAAACACATCCCAAAACGGTTTTATTGCAATTTATAGGTTTTGTGTTTTTTTACGCCGCCGTTTTTGAAATTACGGCTTCATCGCTCGGGGAAGGGTTCTACGCCTATGGGCGCAGTATTTTGATGTTATTTAATATACCGATTACTGTTCCTATTATTGAGTTTCTGATTATTTATTCCACTTTGCGTGTTCTAAAGTCTGTAAATATACCGTCCTGGACGAAACCTTTTATTACGGGATTGAGCGCTATGGTGTTTGACTTTTCACTCGACCCGGTGGCCGTTAAACAGATTTATGAGACCATGGATGGAACCATTGCAAGATGGACGTATTATCCGCTGGCCGGGGAACCTCAGATCTATGGGGAACCCGTGATGAATTTTACAGGATGGATTTATATAGCGGGGTATTGGACCGTCTTTATTCTGATTGGGGAATGGTGGCATAAAAAGAAAGGCTACAGTAAAACCGTTGGTTACATCTATCCGTTCCTGGCGGCCCTTGCGTCATTGGCTTGTATGTTCTCACCGTTATCTAACTTCTTTAATTATATGGGGCCGTTCTTCGAAAGAACCTCTAATATGCAATGGGTGATGTTGATTGCCCTTTCTGTAATTACAATCGGAGTTTTAGCGTTAACCTTCATAAAGTTCTGGGACCGGAAGGCTAACTATTCAATCACTCCCAAAAAAGATTTTCCGATCATGTTTACTTTCCTGGGATTCCCGCTGGTTAACACTATATTTTGCCTTATCGGAGGTTTCACGGAAGTCTTGTGGCTGGTCGTGCTGGCTCAGATCGTATTAATGGTAGCCTGGATTGGAATTTATAGGATGGGTAAAAAGGCAAGTCCGATCGCGAGGTAG
- a CDS encoding TetR/AcrR family transcriptional regulator, whose amino-acid sequence MSDKKTDHRVRYTKMVIKESLLKLLTERSINKVTVTDICSEAGINRNTFYSHYANQFELLATIENDLYEDIKQVGMSSSNPQKLSYELCKYIKANKTICEVLFSEHGDKELLERILYISHDLTIERWKQELKYFDPQLFESWYTFTAHGSIAIIKKWVSSGLKESPSKVAAFIDKATEAVSKAFYSEKL is encoded by the coding sequence ATGTCAGACAAAAAAACAGATCACCGGGTGAGATATACAAAAATGGTTATTAAAGAAAGCTTGTTAAAGCTGCTGACGGAACGTTCCATCAATAAAGTTACTGTGACCGACATTTGCAGCGAAGCAGGGATTAACCGCAACACCTTTTATTCACACTATGCGAATCAGTTTGAGCTTCTTGCAACGATCGAAAATGATCTTTACGAAGACATTAAGCAAGTCGGGATGAGTTCGTCCAACCCTCAGAAGCTATCTTATGAATTATGTAAGTATATAAAAGCGAATAAAACGATATGTGAGGTTCTGTTCTCGGAGCACGGCGACAAAGAATTATTGGAAAGAATCCTGTATATCAGTCACGATCTGACGATTGAGCGCTGGAAGCAGGAATTAAAATATTTTGATCCGCAATTATTCGAGTCCTGGTATACGTTCACCGCTCATGGCAGTATAGCCATTATTAAAAAGTGGGTGAGCAGTGGTCTCAAGGAAAGCCCGAGTAAAGTTGCAGCTTTTATTGATAAAGCGACCGAGGCCGTATCCAAAGCATTTTATTCGGAAAAATTATAA
- a CDS encoding MarR family transcriptional regulator, translated as MEFQNHSKGHLYEQYIRMLHLNELYTEHEINVFREQAQKLQIDMLSNNITSVHVIDCIGDHEPINHTGIVKRMNLSKASITNISSKLLEMGFIVRKQMNNNRKESYFSLTDKGRQVYQLHQKMHQEKEESFYKFIDSYSEAELQTIGKFMGDLLARAEKHYGRGAEENDDTTD; from the coding sequence TTGGAGTTTCAAAATCATTCTAAAGGTCACCTTTACGAGCAATATATCCGAATGCTGCATTTGAACGAATTATATACAGAACATGAAATTAACGTGTTTCGGGAGCAAGCCCAAAAGCTTCAGATTGATATGCTCTCCAATAATATTACCAGTGTGCACGTCATTGATTGCATTGGTGATCATGAGCCAATCAATCATACGGGAATTGTGAAAAGAATGAATTTGTCCAAAGCAAGTATTACAAATATTAGCTCAAAGCTATTGGAGATGGGTTTCATTGTGAGAAAGCAAATGAACAACAACCGGAAGGAAAGTTATTTCAGTCTAACGGATAAGGGAAGACAGGTTTATCAACTGCACCAAAAGATGCATCAAGAGAAAGAAGAGAGCTTTTATAAGTTCATTGATTCTTATTCAGAGGCTGAGTTACAGACAATCGGAAAATTCATGGGTGATCTGTTGGCGCGTGCTGAAAAACACTATGGAAGGGGAGCTGAGGAGAATGACGACACGACAGACTGA
- a CDS encoding FCD domain-containing protein, producing the protein MLAQTQRLTLVEQVAYQIQEKIESSEWQVGTRIPPEPELMEQLQVSRNTLREAIRALTYAGLLKTRQGDGTYVCSSSVLGSVISKVIQHTDRLESLEVRYALEREAAALAALRRGEEDLEAIRTCLDQCRQAAARQDIQAYAHWDVEFHKTVIAASHNQLMANLYNHISEALQNMVLDMKYFKHADFYLDSHALLYQAIANQDSHQAEEAVRLYIEKALTQEVHI; encoded by the coding sequence TTGTTAGCTCAGACTCAACGTCTAACCTTGGTGGAACAAGTAGCCTACCAGATCCAGGAGAAGATCGAAAGCAGTGAATGGCAAGTAGGGACGCGTATTCCTCCAGAGCCCGAGCTAATGGAACAGCTCCAAGTCAGCCGTAATACCTTAAGGGAAGCGATTCGGGCTCTAACGTATGCGGGGCTGCTGAAGACCAGACAAGGAGATGGCACTTATGTCTGCTCCTCAAGCGTTCTGGGGTCAGTGATTAGCAAAGTGATTCAGCATACCGATAGGCTTGAGAGCCTGGAGGTACGGTATGCATTAGAAAGAGAAGCTGCTGCCCTGGCTGCGCTCAGAAGAGGCGAGGAAGATCTGGAGGCCATTCGGACATGCCTGGACCAGTGCAGACAAGCAGCCGCCCGGCAGGATATCCAGGCTTATGCTCATTGGGATGTGGAGTTTCACAAGACGGTGATTGCTGCTTCCCATAACCAATTGATGGCGAATTTGTACAATCATATTTCCGAGGCGCTGCAAAATATGGTTTTGGATATGAAGTATTTTAAACATGCGGATTTTTATCTCGATTCTCATGCCCTGCTCTATCAAGCTATTGCCAATCAGGATAGTCATCAAGCGGAGGAGGCTGTCCGTTTATACATTGAAAAGGCTCTTACACAGGAGGTACACATATGA
- a CDS encoding MFS transporter yields the protein MSSPEQLLNKQDGISSTGIRKQATLWLMIAGIIFIAANLRAPLTSVGPLVSLIRDNVHISNTLAGLITTVPLIAFALLSPFVPKLGHKYGVERMILVSLIFLVTGIAVRSLSGAVTLYVGTAILGFAITICNVLLPSLIKREFPQQMGTMTGVYSVSMNLCGAIASGISIPLAVGAGLSWQGALGIWGILSVISILFWIPQLKTPAKPAAAAHSADNNHRVNIWRSPLAWQVTLFMGIQSAIFYVLVAWLPEILKDQGISSSQSGWFLSVLIMASLPFAFIVPVMAGRMSDQRLLAGITTILLLIGTLGLLYSSTGLLLLWVIILGIGSGFAFGLSMMFFGLRTQSAHQAAELSGMAQSIGYLLAAAGPALIGFLHDASHSWNAPLLILVGASALLGIVGFGAARNQFVGSANDRRAKK from the coding sequence ATGAGTTCACCAGAACAATTGTTAAACAAGCAGGATGGAATATCGAGTACCGGCATTCGCAAGCAAGCCACACTCTGGCTCATGATCGCAGGAATTATTTTTATCGCAGCGAATTTGCGGGCTCCGCTCACATCCGTGGGTCCCTTGGTCAGTCTAATTCGGGATAACGTGCATATTTCAAATACATTAGCTGGCCTGATTACCACCGTGCCACTAATTGCCTTTGCCTTGCTATCCCCTTTTGTACCGAAATTGGGACATAAATATGGTGTAGAACGAATGATCCTGGTTTCCCTTATTTTTTTGGTCACCGGTATTGCCGTCCGGTCGTTATCCGGAGCAGTGACCTTGTATGTGGGAACAGCCATTTTAGGGTTTGCTATTACGATATGTAATGTATTGCTTCCCAGCCTGATTAAACGGGAATTTCCGCAGCAAATGGGCACCATGACAGGGGTTTATTCGGTTTCAATGAATCTATGCGGGGCGATTGCTTCCGGGATCAGTATTCCTTTAGCTGTGGGGGCAGGCTTGAGCTGGCAAGGGGCTTTGGGAATATGGGGGATACTCAGCGTGATCTCCATTCTCTTTTGGATACCGCAGCTCAAGACTCCGGCGAAGCCAGCCGCTGCTGCCCACAGTGCAGATAACAATCATCGAGTCAATATATGGCGTTCTCCACTGGCTTGGCAGGTGACGCTTTTTATGGGAATACAATCGGCCATTTTCTATGTGCTGGTGGCCTGGCTGCCCGAAATCCTCAAAGATCAAGGCATCAGTTCAAGCCAATCCGGCTGGTTTCTCTCCGTTCTGATTATGGCTTCCCTCCCCTTTGCCTTTATCGTTCCTGTGATGGCAGGCCGTATGTCGGACCAGCGGTTGTTAGCGGGGATTACAACCATTCTGCTTTTGATCGGAACACTTGGACTTCTCTATAGCAGTACCGGTTTGCTTCTGCTTTGGGTGATTATTCTCGGCATTGGATCGGGATTTGCTTTTGGCTTGTCCATGATGTTCTTCGGCCTGCGTACCCAAAGTGCCCATCAGGCCGCTGAATTATCGGGCATGGCCCAATCCATCGGATATCTGCTGGCTGCTGCCGGCCCGGCACTGATTGGATTCTTGCACGATGCCAGTCATAGCTGGAACGCCCCACTCCTGATATTGGTTGGCGCTTCTGCCCTCCTCGGTATCGTTGGTTTCGGTGCGGCCAGAAATCAATTTGTGGGTTCGGCGAATGACCGGCGCGCAAAAAAATAA
- a CDS encoding SDR family NAD(P)-dependent oxidoreductase — MSKNQREHIALITGASNGIGLALTRRMLSENWQVVALNRSDFPADDRFLQDQLKDGRLRVYKVKDLTDYASLRHALDEIKSKEQRIDILFNNAGGGLSELRYSKQGRELHYELLTVVPYIILMELKELLKNGSLKTVINTSSQVFRFTKEFTIEKLEQPKTFRKMYGPYATSKLALSLWTQAIAPQLAKEGIKIRSVDPGINNTLRKGKDSGLTAGFELFMKFLSSPPTHGANLLYEGALGKNRNETGVFLFKDRVADLKFTEYAQQVLEKISDVYSHEFLGGSVQR; from the coding sequence TTGAGTAAGAACCAACGAGAACATATTGCACTTATTACAGGCGCAAGTAACGGGATCGGCTTGGCCTTGACCCGGAGAATGCTGTCAGAGAACTGGCAGGTGGTGGCTCTAAACCGCTCGGATTTTCCGGCGGACGATAGATTTCTCCAAGATCAGCTCAAGGACGGACGGTTAAGAGTCTATAAAGTGAAGGATCTCACGGATTATGCCAGTTTGAGACACGCGTTGGATGAAATAAAAAGCAAGGAGCAGCGGATCGATATTTTGTTTAATAACGCCGGAGGAGGCTTAAGTGAGCTGCGCTATTCGAAGCAAGGCCGTGAATTGCATTATGAATTGTTAACGGTCGTGCCGTATATTATTCTGATGGAATTGAAGGAGCTGTTGAAGAACGGCAGTTTAAAAACGGTGATTAATACTTCGTCGCAGGTGTTTAGATTTACGAAGGAGTTTACGATCGAAAAATTGGAGCAGCCCAAAACCTTCCGTAAAATGTATGGTCCCTACGCGACTTCCAAGCTGGCTCTTTCATTGTGGACCCAAGCTATCGCTCCGCAGCTTGCAAAGGAAGGCATCAAGATCCGCAGCGTGGACCCGGGCATTAACAACACGCTAAGAAAAGGAAAAGATTCCGGATTGACCGCAGGGTTTGAACTGTTTATGAAGTTTTTGTCTTCTCCGCCTACCCATGGAGCCAACCTGTTATATGAGGGAGCTCTGGGTAAAAACAGAAATGAGACTGGCGTGTTTCTATTCAAAGATCGGGTTGCAGACTTGAAATTCACAGAATATGCGCAGCAAGTGCTGGAAAAGATATCCGATGTCTACAGTCATGAATTTCTTGGCGGGAGTGTTCAACGATAA
- a CDS encoding SDR family oxidoreductase: MEALSKGKFSDKKVVITGGSSGIGLATAKLLVDEGAHVLITGRTQATLDAARAQLGHNAIAVISDAASLKDIDALADRVKAEYGTIDALFVNAGVTGFVPFETMSEEKYDEILTINAKGPYFTVQKLAPLLSAGSGVVLTTSIVNVVGLPMLSAYSASKAALRSMTRGLARELLPRNIRVNAVSPGVIDTGIMEKSMPEEAAKQTKAQMKQQIPMLRLGDPVEVAKAVAFLAFEATYTTGAEFPVDGGGSQI; this comes from the coding sequence ATGGAAGCATTAAGTAAAGGGAAATTCTCTGACAAAAAGGTCGTGATCACGGGGGGCAGCAGCGGTATCGGCCTAGCAACGGCGAAGTTACTAGTGGATGAAGGCGCACACGTACTGATTACTGGACGTACTCAGGCGACGCTGGATGCGGCTCGTGCACAACTTGGCCACAATGCAATCGCGGTCATAAGTGATGCCGCCTCATTGAAGGATATCGACGCGTTAGCCGATCGGGTGAAGGCTGAATATGGAACAATAGATGCCCTGTTCGTTAACGCTGGTGTCACGGGGTTTGTACCTTTCGAGACAATGAGCGAAGAAAAGTACGATGAGATCCTTACCATCAACGCCAAAGGACCGTATTTCACCGTACAGAAACTCGCTCCGCTGCTAAGCGCAGGCAGCGGGGTAGTTCTTACCACCTCAATCGTGAATGTTGTGGGTCTCCCAATGCTCAGTGCTTACTCAGCCAGTAAGGCGGCGCTGCGGTCCATGACCCGGGGGCTGGCGCGTGAGCTATTACCTCGAAATATTCGCGTTAACGCAGTCAGTCCGGGTGTTATAGACACAGGCATCATGGAGAAGTCCATGCCGGAAGAAGCTGCCAAGCAGACAAAGGCACAGATGAAACAGCAGATCCCCATGCTGCGTTTGGGCGATCCGGTTGAGGTAGCCAAGGCTGTTGCATTCCTGGCATTTGAGGCCACTTACACCACCGGGGCTGAGTTCCCTGTTGACGGGGGCGGCTCCCAGATCTAA
- a CDS encoding TetR/AcrR family transcriptional regulator, translated as MRKAVSAETYVEKIKPVIRKTKFSQLKVDDLAKYMDISKVTLYKHFSSKDDVIEQVVDYYIDYSKKADTVVKDDSVSFLDRFQLTFLQSLMCAAYISDLFLQDLKEFYPHHFENLSVALQNRNKGLQAFFESGMEQQIFNRMNAVLFMVQDDAVLRRFIEPSFSIQYDITLKQAIMDFYSMKQYQLLKPEYLQIIDNSNMEKKIVNILQAIS; from the coding sequence GTGAGAAAAGCTGTGAGTGCAGAAACCTATGTGGAAAAAATAAAACCCGTGATAAGAAAAACAAAATTCAGCCAGCTGAAAGTCGATGATCTTGCAAAATATATGGATATCAGCAAAGTGACACTCTATAAGCATTTCTCCTCCAAAGACGACGTCATTGAACAAGTCGTGGATTATTACATTGATTACTCGAAAAAAGCTGACACCGTCGTCAAAGATGATTCCGTCTCTTTTTTGGATCGTTTTCAATTAACATTTTTACAATCTTTAATGTGTGCCGCGTATATCTCAGATCTGTTCTTGCAAGATCTTAAGGAATTTTATCCACACCATTTTGAGAATCTGTCCGTTGCCCTGCAAAACCGGAATAAAGGCCTACAAGCTTTTTTTGAATCCGGTATGGAGCAACAGATTTTCAACAGAATGAATGCTGTGCTGTTTATGGTTCAAGATGACGCTGTGCTGCGGCGTTTTATCGAGCCGTCATTTTCGATTCAGTATGATATCACCTTGAAACAAGCGATTATGGATTTCTACTCCATGAAGCAGTATCAATTACTAAAACCTGAATATCTGCAGATCATAGACAATTCCAACATGGAAAAGAAGATCGTTAACATTTTGCAAGCCATTTCATAA
- the ilvB gene encoding biosynthetic-type acetolactate synthase large subunit: MEQQLGMTNETTMPSEEYITGSEVLLRGLLQEGVECVFGYPGGNVLYIYDAMVHQPNFKHILTRHEQGAVHAADGYARSTGKVGVCIATSGPGATNLVTGIATAHMDSVPLVLITGNVSRSVIGTDAFQEADIISITMPITKHSYMVRDVHDLPRILHEAFYIANTGRKGPVLIDIPKDVSNQQMAYHPADTVQLRGYHGAPEINPAEIDALLQAIAEAHKPVIIAGGGVVYSNSSQELIQFVHTTRIPVATTLLGLGGFPSDDEMWLGMLGHHGVYEANMAVQNADLIISIGSRFDDRVTMKLDGFAPHAKRIAHIDIDPAEIGKNVKTDLACIGDINNVLAYANTKAQAAQTGTWLEQLQQYRMQHPFRYTDSDTVIKPQYVLKMISETTQGNAIITTDVGQHQMWTAQFYRFKHPRSLVTSGGLGTMGFGLPAAIGAKAGNPDRLVVSINGDGGMQMCAQEMAICAIHQIPVKIVVLNNQVLGMVKQQQELMYERRYSQIDLSGSPDFVKLAEAYGIKGLRATNKEEASKVWLEALRTPGPVLVEFVIPTNENVYPMVLAGTTLDQMILGYDE; the protein is encoded by the coding sequence ATGGAACAGCAATTAGGAATGACGAATGAAACAACCATGCCATCAGAGGAATATATCACCGGTTCGGAGGTGCTTTTGCGCGGCTTGCTGCAGGAAGGCGTAGAGTGCGTATTCGGTTATCCTGGCGGAAATGTGCTCTATATTTATGACGCGATGGTACATCAGCCGAATTTCAAGCATATCTTGACCCGGCACGAACAAGGCGCAGTCCATGCGGCGGATGGTTATGCCAGGTCGACGGGGAAGGTAGGGGTATGCATCGCGACATCGGGTCCAGGAGCAACAAATTTGGTGACCGGCATCGCAACTGCCCATATGGATTCGGTGCCATTAGTGCTCATAACGGGGAACGTATCAAGGTCCGTAATAGGCACGGATGCTTTTCAGGAAGCGGATATTATTAGCATAACCATGCCCATAACGAAGCACAGTTACATGGTTCGGGATGTACACGATCTTCCCCGCATCCTTCATGAAGCCTTCTACATCGCGAATACGGGCCGCAAAGGTCCTGTCTTGATCGATATCCCAAAAGACGTTAGCAACCAGCAGATGGCATATCATCCAGCAGATACGGTTCAGTTGCGCGGATACCATGGAGCCCCGGAAATTAATCCGGCGGAAATAGATGCGCTGCTTCAGGCGATTGCAGAAGCGCACAAGCCGGTTATTATCGCGGGCGGCGGCGTAGTCTATTCAAACTCCTCGCAGGAGCTGATCCAATTCGTCCATACTACCCGGATTCCGGTCGCGACAACTCTGCTTGGCCTCGGCGGGTTTCCCAGTGATGACGAGATGTGGCTGGGCATGCTTGGACATCATGGTGTATATGAGGCCAATATGGCGGTACAGAATGCAGATCTCATTATTTCGATCGGCTCGCGTTTTGATGACCGGGTTACGATGAAATTGGACGGATTTGCGCCTCATGCCAAACGTATCGCCCATATCGATATTGATCCGGCGGAAATCGGCAAGAACGTGAAGACAGACCTCGCATGCATTGGTGATATTAATAACGTGCTCGCTTATGCGAACACAAAAGCGCAAGCAGCTCAGACAGGTACCTGGCTTGAGCAGCTTCAACAGTATAGAATGCAGCATCCGTTTCGGTATACTGATTCGGATACCGTAATTAAACCGCAATATGTGCTTAAGATGATTAGCGAAACGACGCAAGGGAATGCGATCATCACCACCGATGTAGGCCAGCACCAAATGTGGACTGCGCAGTTTTACCGCTTCAAGCATCCTCGCTCGCTCGTCACATCGGGCGGTCTTGGCACGATGGGCTTCGGCCTTCCGGCCGCGATTGGTGCTAAAGCCGGAAATCCGGATCGGCTCGTCGTCTCGATCAACGGCGACGGAGGCATGCAGATGTGCGCGCAGGAAATGGCGATTTGCGCGATTCATCAGATTCCGGTCAAAATCGTGGTCTTGAACAACCAGGTGCTTGGCATGGTTAAGCAGCAGCAGGAGCTGATGTACGAGCGACGCTACAGCCAGATCGACCTATCCGGCAGTCCGGACTTTGTCAAGCTGGCGGAAGCATATGGGATCAAGGGATTAAGGGCAACGAACAAGGAGGAAGCCTCCAAGGTCTGGTTAGAAGCGCTGCGGACGCCAGGACCAGTGCTCGTCGAGTTCGTCATCCCGACTAATGAGAATGTGTACCCCATGGTGCTTGCAGGCACCACGCTGGACCAAATGATTCTAGGGTACGACGAATAA
- a CDS encoding TetR/AcrR family transcriptional regulator: protein MNKKTDLRILRTKQSIRKAFDELIQEKGYEAITIQDIADRAMINRNTFYLHYQNKPDLLDTCMNELLSDLKEAVVLCPISMIPFSISLLETVMQTVLEHISQNMSFYRSMLIDENRIYPFRAKMENIIKGKLIEGWKPAQENSSSEISKELLIEFLGSAFMGIVIWWLKSDEPLPADKVSSQFSRIVAYGHLRAAGID, encoded by the coding sequence ATGAACAAAAAAACCGACTTAAGAATACTGCGCACGAAGCAATCGATTCGAAAGGCGTTTGATGAGCTTATTCAGGAAAAAGGATATGAGGCGATAACGATCCAGGATATTGCCGACCGGGCGATGATCAATCGGAATACATTTTATCTTCACTACCAAAACAAGCCTGATTTATTAGATACATGTATGAATGAATTGTTAAGCGATTTAAAGGAGGCAGTCGTTCTTTGTCCGATCAGCATGATTCCTTTCAGTATTTCTCTGCTTGAGACAGTCATGCAGACTGTACTGGAGCATATTTCTCAAAATATGAGCTTTTACCGTTCCATGTTGATTGATGAAAATCGAATCTATCCGTTTCGAGCGAAAATGGAGAATATCATTAAGGGTAAATTAATAGAGGGGTGGAAGCCTGCCCAGGAAAACTCCTCATCAGAGATATCCAAGGAGTTGCTGATCGAATTCCTCGGATCGGCTTTCATGGGAATTGTGATTTGGTGGCTTAAAAGCGATGAGCCCCTTCCTGCAGATAAAGTTTCATCTCAGTTTAGCAGAATCGTTGCCTATGGGCACTTAAGAGCTGCCGGTATTGATTGA
- a CDS encoding nuclear transport factor 2 family protein: MTFNYQNELVHKAIAVLESFESGNPEAIRANVHPDQYIQHNQALLDGRENMLGALDHLKDMGTKVNIKRALVDGNVVALHSVYHFHGPKIVFDIFRFENGLIVEHWDNLQEMVEKTPSNHTMIDGPVTIKDIGKTEANKAFVKSYVENILLGKNPELLASYFDGDTYIQHSPHIADGLSGLHAALQAMKEKKVEFQYTHIHQIIGQGDFVLTVSEGLFDGQPTAFYDLFRVQDGKIAEHWDVIEAILPEEKRKNTNNRF, translated from the coding sequence ATGACATTCAACTATCAAAATGAGCTTGTACATAAGGCAATCGCCGTGCTGGAAAGTTTTGAGAGCGGCAATCCCGAAGCGATTAGGGCTAACGTTCACCCTGATCAATATATTCAGCACAACCAGGCCTTACTCGATGGCCGGGAAAACATGCTTGGTGCTCTTGATCATTTAAAGGACATGGGCACAAAGGTAAACATTAAGCGGGCGTTAGTTGATGGAAATGTTGTGGCTCTTCATTCGGTATATCATTTTCACGGCCCTAAAATCGTATTTGATATCTTCCGGTTTGAGAATGGACTAATCGTTGAACATTGGGACAATTTACAAGAGATGGTGGAAAAGACTCCAAGCAATCATACGATGATTGACGGCCCGGTTACGATTAAGGATATCGGCAAGACGGAGGCCAACAAAGCATTTGTCAAAAGCTATGTGGAAAACATCCTGCTCGGGAAGAACCCAGAGCTGCTTGCCTCTTACTTTGATGGAGATACCTACATTCAGCATAGTCCACATATTGCAGACGGCCTCTCTGGCCTTCACGCTGCTTTGCAGGCTATGAAGGAGAAAAAAGTTGAATTTCAATATACTCATATCCATCAGATCATCGGGCAAGGCGATTTTGTTCTTACCGTGAGTGAGGGTCTATTTGATGGCCAGCCTACTGCTTTCTATGATCTGTTCCGCGTACAGGATGGAAAGATCGCTGAACATTGGGACGTAATCGAGGCCATTCTGCCGGAAGAAAAGCGAAAAAATACGAACAATCGATTTTGA